A genomic window from Tolypothrix sp. PCC 7910 includes:
- a CDS encoding tetratricopeptide repeat protein, whose protein sequence is MNQPLQFARNNSIHHFSTITATLIISIVAAVSGLPKIYSAVAQTPNTGKVSPAPNRKAEADKLVETGTKQLDEHQYQAALQSFQQALTIYREIQDRRGEGKALQGLGSAYVFSDKNDQGIEYSQQSLAIARKIKDLVIEGKSLSILGVAYKSLKDYTKSLDYQQQALVIARQTKNGELEVDILRRFGHIYYAQENYQKANDYYQQSYTVAEQIHKPELKILALNSLADSYKSLNNYQKAIEYYQHSLVVAQQISNGYLTASILFGLGDCYNSLKDYQNAIIYYQQAIKISQAINRRDAQSYTLRAIGNIYYNSLKDYQKAIDYYQQTLAIAKEIKNSEYQSISLQDIGDVYNYKLKNYQQAINYYQQALVPTREIKNKDRESSILYNIGKAYQSLKDTPKALDYFQQNAKINLEINKLNCESLDIYSLGAAYAELEEYTKAIDYYNQALVIERKSNKRDCELSILKSLGDTYNSLKDYQKVITNAQQALIIAREIKDRGSEFKILAYGLGRTYNFLQEYVKAVDYYQQSVAIVRELKKRDQESDLLNDIGSIYHDSLKDYPKAIEYDQQALAVAQEIKNRPAQLTSLRGLGLANYNLQKYQKAIEYYQQALAIAQEIPDVKNQALLLINLGQAFNKAQEEAKAINYYQQAIKIVRDSKDRDLEERTLMQVGADYFLQGNLPQSIEYNQQGLVIARETKNRDDEGKILMLLGSAYGYMGNLPKGLELLQQALSITKGTKFEGYVLGNIAYIYMGQGDYLKAIDLSQKSLAIARGENPSKNGQIIKDPDLEGLALFVLGNTYSIKEDYQKAIEFLQQSLAMVRESKNRFLESQVLGALSLAYIDLQEYAKAIDVAKQGLAIAQEIKNPIADVVSSFPLGIIYNNLGDYQQAISFYQQTLTSARKTQNHLAEGVALLALGGIYDNQGNSQKALELVQQAATAFEESKSPLLKSVALINLSGVDESVKDYPKAIATAQEALTIARQLKERSLEYSALNQLGYIYRKSGQIQQAISLYEEALKTNPTPNIPGSGSGAYTGLARAYRSLNQPPKAIEYYQKAVRGIEEVRQKIQGLPPQLQTSFLEAGAKGETGADIYREFADLLLSQGKTAEAQQVLDLLKLQELKDFLHISQKNTSPQKPTNPNTNAILEKAVALGKELDSLEKIQPASKRTTSQQQRIVELRKLQTDIRKQFGEFLKDPEVEKLVAELQQSTGGENINLETQVKTIQDSLQRLGQDAVILYPLVLQDRLELVLATPYAPPIHRTVAVTQEQLNKFIEKYRRDLQTPTTNPKAAASQLYEWLIKPIEKDLVAAKTKTIVYAPDGKLRYIPLAALYDGKQWLVQRFRINNITALSLTNFTTKPQSQLQVLAAAFANAQRSVNVKVANQDFNFQGLQFAGREVNEIAATINNTKKVVDDQFNPDIVYSMNDYNIVHLATHAAFVAGQPEDSFILFGNGKYATLRDVQNWNLPHVDLFVLSACETGLGDKLGDGKEILGFGYQIQRTGARAAIASLWSVDDGGTQTLMNNFYSALKKPNTTKAEALQAAQIALITGNYQTSGKQQDGADNFSHPYYWAPFILIGNGL, encoded by the coding sequence ATGAATCAACCTCTACAATTTGCTAGAAATAATAGCATACATCACTTCTCTACAATTACCGCAACCCTAATTATTTCGATAGTTGCAGCTGTGTCTGGTCTACCAAAAATCTACAGTGCTGTAGCACAAACACCAAATACGGGTAAAGTCAGCCCAGCGCCAAACCGTAAGGCTGAAGCTGATAAGCTTGTGGAAACAGGAACTAAGCAACTTGATGAACATCAATATCAAGCTGCTTTGCAATCTTTTCAACAAGCACTGACTATTTATAGAGAAATTCAAGACCGCCGAGGAGAAGGTAAAGCATTGCAAGGGTTAGGTAGTGCTTATGTTTTCTCGGATAAGAATGATCAAGGGATTGAGTATTCTCAGCAAAGTTTAGCAATTGCCAGAAAAATTAAAGACCTGGTAATAGAAGGAAAATCTTTAAGTATTTTAGGCGTAGCCTACAAATCGTTAAAAGATTATACTAAATCTCTAGATTACCAACAGCAAGCGCTAGTCATTGCTAGACAAACTAAAAATGGTGAACTAGAAGTAGATATTCTGCGACGGTTTGGGCATATTTACTATGCTCAAGAGAATTACCAAAAAGCAAATGACTACTATCAGCAAAGTTACACAGTTGCAGAACAGATTCATAAACCTGAATTAAAAATTCTTGCACTAAACAGTTTGGCAGATAGCTATAAATCACTAAACAACTACCAGAAAGCTATTGAATACTATCAGCACAGCTTAGTAGTTGCACAGCAAATTAGCAATGGTTACTTAACAGCTTCTATCCTATTTGGTTTAGGTGATTGTTATAACTCACTCAAAGATTATCAAAATGCAATCATCTACTATCAGCAAGCTATCAAAATTTCTCAAGCAATTAATCGGCGTGATGCTCAGTCATATACTCTTCGGGCTATAGGTAATATTTACTATAATTCTCTCAAGGATTATCAAAAAGCCATTGATTATTATCAGCAAACTTTAGCGATCGCCAAAGAAATTAAAAATAGTGAATATCAATCTATCAGCCTGCAAGATATTGGTGATGTTTACAACTATAAGCTCAAAAATTACCAGCAAGCAATTAATTATTACCAACAAGCATTAGTACCTACGCGAGAGATAAAAAATAAGGATAGGGAATCCAGTATTTTATATAACATTGGCAAAGCTTACCAGTCTTTGAAAGATACACCAAAAGCTTTAGATTACTTTCAACAGAATGCCAAAATTAATTTAGAAATCAACAAACTCAATTGTGAATCACTCGATATTTATTCTCTTGGTGCAGCTTATGCAGAGTTAGAAGAATATACTAAGGCAATTGATTATTATAACCAAGCATTAGTAATTGAGCGAAAAAGTAACAAGCGTGATTGTGAGTTAAGTATTCTAAAATCTCTGGGTGACACCTATAATTCTCTTAAAGATTATCAAAAAGTAATTACTAATGCTCAACAGGCTTTGATAATTGCTAGAGAAATTAAAGACCGGGGAAGTGAATTTAAAATATTAGCTTACGGTTTGGGGAGGACATATAATTTCCTACAGGAATATGTTAAAGCAGTTGATTATTATCAGCAGAGTGTTGCTATAGTTCGCGAACTGAAAAAGCGCGATCAAGAGTCTGATTTATTGAATGATATCGGTAGTATTTACCATGATTCTCTCAAAGATTACCCAAAAGCTATTGAATATGACCAGCAAGCGCTAGCTGTTGCTCAAGAAATTAAAAATCGACCAGCACAACTCACATCTTTGAGAGGTCTGGGTCTCGCTAATTATAATTTACAGAAATACCAAAAAGCAATTGAATACTATCAGCAAGCACTAGCTATTGCTCAAGAAATCCCAGATGTCAAAAATCAAGCGCTACTGCTGATAAATTTAGGTCAGGCTTTTAATAAAGCTCAAGAGGAAGCTAAAGCAATTAATTACTATCAGCAAGCTATTAAAATAGTGAGGGATAGCAAAGACCGAGATTTAGAAGAACGTACCCTAATGCAAGTGGGAGCGGATTATTTTTTACAGGGAAACTTACCTCAAAGCATTGAATACAATCAGCAAGGCCTAGTAATAGCAAGGGAAACTAAAAATCGTGATGATGAGGGTAAGATTTTAATGCTTTTAGGTAGTGCCTACGGCTACATGGGTAATTTACCAAAGGGACTTGAGCTACTTCAGCAAGCATTATCTATTACTAAAGGAACTAAATTTGAAGGTTATGTTTTGGGAAATATTGCTTATATTTATATGGGACAGGGAGATTATCTCAAAGCCATTGACTTGAGTCAGAAATCCTTAGCAATTGCTAGAGGAGAAAATCCCTCAAAAAATGGACAGATCATTAAAGATCCTGATTTGGAAGGGTTGGCATTATTTGTTTTAGGTAATACTTACTCTATAAAAGAAGATTATCAAAAAGCCATTGAGTTTCTACAACAAAGCTTGGCTATGGTGCGAGAGAGTAAAAACCGTTTTTTAGAATCGCAGGTTTTGGGTGCTTTAAGTCTTGCATATATAGATCTCCAAGAGTATGCGAAAGCAATTGATGTTGCCAAACAGGGTTTAGCTATTGCTCAAGAAATTAAAAATCCAATAGCAGATGTAGTGTCCTCCTTTCCGCTAGGTATTATTTACAATAATTTAGGAGACTATCAACAAGCAATTTCCTTTTACCAACAAACGCTGACCAGTGCGCGCAAAACGCAAAATCATTTAGCTGAAGGTGTTGCGCTGCTAGCGTTAGGCGGTATTTATGATAACCAAGGAAATTCTCAAAAAGCACTTGAATTGGTGCAACAAGCAGCAACAGCATTTGAGGAAAGTAAAAGTCCTTTGTTAAAATCTGTGGCGCTAATAAATTTAAGTGGTGTTGATGAAAGCGTAAAAGATTATCCAAAAGCTATTGCTACAGCCCAAGAAGCATTGACTATTGCGAGACAGCTAAAAGAGCGATCGCTAGAATATAGTGCTTTAAATCAACTTGGTTATATTTACCGCAAATCAGGGCAAATTCAACAGGCGATATCCCTATATGAAGAAGCACTGAAAACAAATCCCACTCCCAATATTCCAGGGAGTGGTAGTGGTGCTTATACAGGTTTAGCTCGTGCTTATCGCAGTTTAAATCAGCCACCGAAGGCTATTGAATATTATCAAAAAGCTGTTCGTGGAATAGAGGAAGTGCGACAAAAAATTCAAGGATTACCTCCACAGTTGCAAACATCCTTCCTAGAAGCTGGTGCTAAAGGTGAAACTGGAGCAGATATCTATCGCGAGTTTGCTGACTTGTTACTTTCCCAAGGTAAGACAGCTGAAGCACAGCAGGTTTTAGATTTGCTCAAACTGCAAGAGTTAAAAGATTTTCTACATATTAGCCAGAAAAATACATCACCACAAAAACCTACCAACCCCAATACAAATGCGATTCTGGAGAAAGCAGTAGCCTTGGGTAAGGAGTTAGACTCACTAGAAAAAATTCAACCTGCAAGTAAAAGAACAACTAGCCAACAACAGCGAATTGTCGAATTGCGGAAATTACAAACAGATATTCGCAAACAGTTTGGTGAATTTCTCAAAGATCCAGAAGTAGAAAAATTGGTAGCAGAGTTACAACAAAGCACCGGAGGAGAAAATATCAACTTAGAAACCCAGGTAAAAACCATTCAAGATAGTTTACAAAGATTGGGTCAGGATGCAGTAATTCTTTATCCATTAGTTCTTCAAGACCGATTAGAACTAGTTTTAGCAACTCCTTATGCTCCTCCTATCCATCGCACAGTTGCAGTAACACAAGAACAACTCAACAAATTTATTGAGAAATATCGCCGCGATTTACAAACTCCTACTACTAATCCGAAAGCTGCTGCTAGTCAATTATATGAATGGTTGATTAAACCTATAGAAAAAGATTTAGTTGCAGCTAAAACTAAAACTATTGTTTACGCCCCTGATGGTAAACTGCGTTATATTCCTTTAGCGGCTTTATATGATGGTAAACAATGGTTAGTACAACGCTTCCGCATCAATAATATTACTGCTCTGAGTTTGACCAATTTTACTACTAAACCACAATCACAATTGCAAGTTTTAGCAGCAGCGTTTGCTAATGCTCAACGTAGTGTCAATGTGAAAGTTGCTAACCAAGATTTTAACTTTCAAGGGTTACAATTTGCTGGTCGAGAGGTAAATGAAATAGCAGCGACAATTAATAATACTAAAAAAGTGGTTGATGACCAATTTAACCCAGATATTGTTTACTCAATGAATGACTACAACATTGTACATTTGGCAACTCATGCAGCTTTTGTTGCTGGTCAGCCGGAGGATTCATTCATTTTGTTTGGCAATGGTAAATATGCTACTTTGCGCGATGTGCAAAACTGGAACTTACCCCATGTAGACTTATTTGTACTGAGTGCTTGCGAAACTGGCTTAGGTGATAAATTAGGTGATGGCAAAGAGATTTTGGGCTTTGGCTACCAAATTCAAAGAACAGGCGCTAGAGCTGCGATCGCTAGTTTATGGTCTGTTGATGATGGTGGTACCCAAACTTTAATGAATAATTTTTATTCTGCATTGAAAAAGCCCAACACAACGAAAGCAGAAGCCTTGCAAGCGGCGCAAATAGCTTTAATTACTGGGAATTATCAGACTTCAGGTAAACAGCAAGATGGTGCGGATAATTTCAGCCATCCTTATTATTGGGCACCGTTTATTCTCATTGGCAACGGATTATGA
- the purN gene encoding phosphoribosylglycinamide formyltransferase: protein MSHNSTIDTATTSLISPNISIDALKTSTPLKLGLLASGNGSNFEAVAQAIASGQLNAQIQVLIYNNPDAKAAVRAANWGVEAVLLNHRDYKNRQKFDGQIVQTLQQYDVDWVILAGWMRLLTPVLIDAFPDRIINIHPSLLPSFKGIHAVEQALAAGVKITGCTVHLVCLEVDSGPIIIQAAVPVLADDTAETLHARIQVEEHRILPQAIALAAQRRSLILNHA from the coding sequence ATGAGTCATAATTCTACAATCGATACTGCTACGACTAGTTTAATTTCGCCCAACATTTCCATTGATGCCTTAAAAACCAGCACTCCTTTAAAATTAGGTCTTCTCGCCTCAGGAAATGGCAGCAATTTTGAGGCGGTAGCACAAGCTATTGCATCGGGACAGCTAAACGCCCAAATTCAAGTTTTAATTTACAATAACCCTGATGCTAAAGCTGCTGTGCGGGCGGCAAATTGGGGTGTAGAGGCGGTATTGTTGAATCACCGCGATTACAAAAATCGACAAAAGTTTGATGGGCAAATTGTACAGACCTTACAGCAGTACGATGTAGATTGGGTAATTTTAGCAGGGTGGATGCGGCTATTAACACCAGTATTAATTGATGCTTTTCCTGACAGAATTATTAATATTCATCCCAGCTTGCTACCAAGTTTCAAGGGTATTCATGCGGTAGAACAAGCCTTAGCCGCTGGGGTAAAAATTACTGGTTGTACGGTGCATTTAGTATGTTTGGAAGTAGATAGCGGCCCCATTATCATCCAAGCAGCAGTACCAGTGTTAGCAGATGATACCGCTGAAACGCTCCATGCCAGAATTCAAGTAGAGGAACATCGAATTTTACCACAGGCGATCGCCCTAGCCGCACAAAGGCGATCGCTCATCCTCAATCATGCTTAA